The Halobacterium sp. CBA1132 genome has a segment encoding these proteins:
- a CDS encoding CPBP family intramembrane glutamic endopeptidase, with amino-acid sequence MDSLSTDADMPSPSDDGGAPTSRSKLRAVLVAFGVAVLGFAVGIAVTLVLMGVWVALGFELTTAALLVLGLVGLQGIGFSLVACAYVRYSGFSFDFVPVSVPSLRDAGYIVGGYLTAFGLVVVALVVVTTLFTTEPASNEGAQAAADSGLLVWMIPLSILLIGPGEELLFRGIIQGSLRRHFSAAGAILLATAMFAPAHILSLSGSLQAAALTISILSVPSIVFGVVYERTENLVVPALCHGLYNATLFGIQALVPASGDGASGFLSVFAALL; translated from the coding sequence ATGGATTCGCTCTCCACTGACGCGGACATGCCGTCGCCGTCCGACGACGGCGGCGCGCCCACCTCCCGCTCGAAACTGCGCGCCGTCCTCGTGGCGTTCGGCGTCGCCGTCCTCGGGTTCGCCGTCGGCATCGCCGTCACGCTGGTCCTGATGGGCGTCTGGGTCGCGCTCGGCTTCGAACTCACGACGGCCGCGCTCCTCGTGCTCGGTCTGGTGGGCCTGCAGGGAATCGGTTTCTCACTGGTCGCGTGCGCGTACGTCCGGTACTCGGGGTTCTCCTTCGACTTCGTGCCCGTCTCCGTGCCGTCGCTCCGGGACGCCGGCTACATTGTCGGCGGCTACCTCACCGCGTTCGGCCTCGTGGTCGTCGCGCTCGTCGTCGTCACCACCCTGTTCACGACCGAACCGGCGTCCAACGAGGGCGCGCAGGCTGCCGCCGACAGCGGCCTGCTCGTCTGGATGATTCCGCTCTCCATATTGCTCATCGGCCCGGGCGAGGAACTCCTGTTCCGCGGCATCATCCAGGGGTCGCTGCGCCGGCACTTCTCGGCGGCCGGCGCCATCCTCCTCGCCACCGCAATGTTCGCGCCCGCGCACATCCTCTCGCTGTCCGGGAGCCTCCAAGCCGCCGCACTCACCATCAGCATCCTCTCCGTGCCGAGTATCGTGTTCGGCGTCGTCTACGAACGCACCGAGAACCTCGTCGTCCCCGCGCTCTGTCACGGCCTGTACAACGCGACCCTGTTCGGCATTCAGGCGCTCGTCCCTGCCAGCGGCGACGGCGCCAGCGGCTTCCTCTCCGTGTTCGCCGCGCTCCTGTAG
- a CDS encoding DUF5789 family protein: MADETDEDEEPAVELGEGEPVEGAPLARVASRLTWAQQKSEVARKEGDSVVRTPDGPQKLEALLEDVDITYFETRREFEDAVREVVGTGPVSTE; this comes from the coding sequence ATGGCTGACGAGACCGACGAAGACGAGGAACCCGCCGTCGAACTCGGCGAGGGCGAACCCGTCGAGGGCGCGCCGCTGGCGCGCGTGGCGTCCCGACTGACGTGGGCCCAGCAGAAGAGCGAGGTCGCCCGCAAGGAGGGCGACTCGGTCGTCCGAACGCCCGACGGCCCGCAGAAGCTCGAAGCGCTGCTCGAAGACGTCGACATCACGTACTTCGAGACGCGCCGCGAGTTCGAGGACGCCGTCCGCGAGGTTGTCGGCACCGGCCCCGTGTCGACCGAGTAG
- a CDS encoding Mut7-C RNAse domain-containing protein, whose protein sequence is MKFLLDAMLGSLARVLRMCGHDAAYCLDRGIEDDDAIRDLAAREGRVVVTRDRELAARTPESILVESKDVDDQLRELDAAGVTLTPTPGERCGACNGELERANDDSDRPEYVPDDAAPVWRCVDCGQCFWTGSHWADVEERLAAL, encoded by the coding sequence GTGAAGTTCCTGCTGGACGCGATGCTCGGCAGCCTCGCACGCGTCCTGCGAATGTGCGGCCACGACGCCGCCTACTGCCTCGACAGAGGTATCGAGGACGACGACGCGATTCGCGACCTCGCCGCCCGAGAGGGGCGAGTCGTCGTCACGCGGGACCGCGAGTTGGCCGCGCGAACACCAGAGAGCATCCTTGTCGAGTCGAAGGACGTCGACGACCAACTCCGCGAACTCGACGCGGCGGGCGTCACTCTGACGCCAACCCCGGGCGAGCGCTGCGGCGCGTGCAACGGCGAACTGGAGCGCGCGAACGACGACAGCGACCGACCCGAGTACGTGCCCGACGACGCCGCTCCCGTCTGGCGCTGCGTGGACTGCGGACAGTGCTTCTGGACGGGGAGCCACTGGGCGGACGTGGAAGAACGGCTCGCAGCACTGTAG
- a CDS encoding DUF5788 family protein: MRDFERKQLLERVDREAATVGASIPETLDVQGEEFELQQFVFEVKRLDSVPAERREDVEEAKKLLRRERLQRRERLEEADITREEGEALVHAIVGIERALNALESLGTTSIEAEIEASERADRKRWFSFLKEALGQDDNEGVRR; encoded by the coding sequence ATGCGCGACTTCGAGCGGAAGCAACTCCTCGAACGCGTCGACCGGGAGGCGGCGACGGTGGGGGCGTCCATCCCGGAGACGCTGGACGTGCAGGGCGAGGAGTTCGAGTTACAGCAGTTCGTCTTCGAGGTGAAGCGACTCGACTCGGTGCCCGCCGAGCGCCGCGAGGACGTCGAGGAGGCGAAGAAGTTGCTGCGCCGGGAGCGCCTGCAGCGCCGCGAGCGCCTCGAAGAGGCGGACATCACGCGCGAGGAGGGCGAAGCGCTCGTGCACGCCATCGTGGGCATCGAGCGCGCGCTGAACGCCCTCGAATCGCTGGGCACGACGAGCATCGAGGCCGAAATCGAGGCGAGCGAGCGCGCGGACCGCAAGCGCTGGTTCTCGTTCCTCAAGGAGGCGCTGGGCCAAGACGACAACGAGGGCGTGAGGCGATGA
- the nreA gene encoding DNA repair protein NreA — MRLDDYIEGLQPDESVQRRQLAEEKSYEVLEYLDDVESGFESAVQGDTLVGATAPSVFVGRSSYPNVSAGILSPVAGGADPEEYATSGEWYQQGLDIDNVLQYRTGLLNSRRSANVNVHDVWDGFVGTQREVAMADRPVDVEIGLSDTPDFDPDEYTNPAANAPSGPNASAESAALTENPHVPRYVEKTLEDDDWAAEGAMTYLYRRGFDVYDINRVLSVGALGQADHRRLVPTRWSITAVDDTIGQFLRGKIRDNPSVNQVTVHVNEYMGNRYWVILAPGSWEYELVEMKAPGSIWNPDPAGDIWMASASEGYGGRTGYVDETAGAYYASRLGVLEHLDNIGRQAKALVLREVSDDYWAPVGVWQVRESVRNAFDTEPGESETFHGAVREIVDRLPVSLAALRRKSSMVAGVQSDLSEFS, encoded by the coding sequence GTGCGTCTCGACGACTACATCGAGGGACTCCAGCCCGACGAGTCGGTCCAGCGGCGCCAGCTCGCCGAGGAGAAGTCCTACGAGGTCTTGGAGTACCTCGACGACGTCGAATCCGGCTTCGAGTCCGCCGTGCAGGGGGACACGCTCGTCGGCGCGACCGCGCCGTCGGTGTTCGTCGGGCGGTCGTCGTACCCGAACGTCTCCGCGGGCATCCTCTCGCCAGTCGCGGGCGGCGCCGACCCCGAGGAGTACGCCACCAGCGGCGAGTGGTACCAGCAGGGCTTGGACATCGACAACGTGCTCCAGTACCGGACGGGCCTGCTGAACTCGCGGCGCTCCGCGAACGTGAACGTCCACGACGTCTGGGACGGCTTCGTCGGCACGCAGCGCGAGGTCGCGATGGCCGACCGGCCCGTGGACGTCGAAATCGGGCTCTCCGACACCCCGGACTTCGACCCGGACGAGTACACGAACCCCGCGGCGAACGCTCCTTCCGGGCCGAACGCGAGCGCCGAGTCAGCGGCGCTCACCGAGAACCCCCACGTGCCGCGGTACGTCGAGAAGACCCTCGAGGACGACGACTGGGCGGCGGAGGGCGCGATGACGTACCTCTACCGCCGCGGTTTCGACGTCTACGACATCAACCGCGTGCTCTCCGTGGGCGCGCTCGGGCAGGCCGACCACCGCCGACTCGTCCCGACCCGGTGGTCGATTACGGCCGTCGACGACACGATTGGGCAGTTCCTCCGCGGGAAGATTCGGGACAACCCGAGCGTGAATCAGGTGACGGTCCACGTCAACGAGTACATGGGGAACCGCTACTGGGTAATTCTCGCGCCCGGTTCGTGGGAGTACGAGCTCGTGGAGATGAAGGCGCCGGGCAGCATCTGGAACCCCGACCCCGCGGGCGACATCTGGATGGCGTCCGCGAGCGAGGGCTACGGGGGCCGCACGGGGTACGTCGACGAGACGGCGGGCGCGTACTACGCGTCCCGACTCGGCGTCCTCGAACACCTCGACAACATCGGCCGGCAGGCGAAGGCGCTCGTCCTCCGCGAGGTCAGCGACGACTACTGGGCGCCCGTCGGCGTCTGGCAGGTCCGCGAGAGCGTTCGCAACGCCTTCGACACCGAACCCGGCGAATCCGAGACGTTCCACGGCGCGGTCCGCGAAATTGTCGACCGCCTCCCGGTCTCGCTGGCCGCGCTGCGCCGGAAGTCCAGCATGGTCGCGGGCGTCCAGAGCGACCTCTCGGAGTTCTCGTAG
- a CDS encoding helix-hairpin-helix domain-containing protein codes for MSRNNEVAAVLDEYADLLEAQGVDYKPNTYRRAASNVRDHPEAVEDLAAEGADAVQEIEGVGDAIASKIVEYVETGAVEELEAEREKLPVEMAQLTAVEGVGPKTVKSLYDALGVQTLDDLEAAAEAGEIQDVSGFGPKTEQNILDHVDFARQAQERELLGNGRPIAEDVRSFLAGLDAVERVAVAGSTRRWRETIGDVDVLAASDAGEAVGEALTDWDRVDEVLDAGPTKTSVRSNGLRIDLRVVVDAEFGAALQYFTGSKAHNVRVRNHAIDQGKKVNEYGVFDVSDVDDPEAGEGTNGSRTSSDRRSDGNQRVGDLLASETEEDVYDALGLPWIPPELREDRGEVEAAERGDLPDLLELDDIRGDLHAHSEWSDGALPVSEMVAGAAEFGHDYVAITDHAEGPGVFGDSGLSNADLREQADEVSAVREDADIAVFHGVEANVDADGNVVDVTDDVLADLDVVVASPHSGLGEDGGDQTERLISAVEHPHVDVLGHPSGRLINDRPAMEFDAAALAAAAADAGTALEVNSNPHRLDLWGSVVQTAVEAGATITTNTDAHATTEYDYVEYGVHTARRGWAEAGDVLNAREADGVREFLDS; via the coding sequence ATGAGCCGGAACAACGAGGTCGCGGCCGTGCTCGACGAGTACGCCGACCTACTGGAAGCCCAGGGCGTCGACTACAAGCCGAACACGTACCGGCGCGCCGCATCGAACGTCCGAGACCACCCCGAAGCTGTCGAGGACCTCGCTGCGGAGGGCGCAGACGCCGTGCAGGAAATCGAAGGCGTCGGGGACGCCATCGCGTCGAAAATCGTGGAGTACGTCGAGACGGGAGCAGTCGAGGAGTTGGAGGCCGAGCGAGAGAAGCTCCCGGTGGAGATGGCGCAACTGACCGCGGTGGAGGGCGTGGGGCCGAAGACGGTCAAGTCGCTGTACGACGCGCTCGGCGTGCAGACCCTCGACGACCTCGAAGCCGCCGCGGAGGCCGGCGAGATACAGGACGTGTCGGGGTTCGGGCCGAAGACCGAGCAGAACATCCTCGACCACGTCGACTTCGCGCGGCAAGCTCAGGAGCGCGAACTCCTCGGGAACGGCCGCCCCATCGCGGAGGACGTGCGGTCGTTCCTCGCGGGCCTCGACGCCGTCGAGCGCGTGGCGGTCGCGGGGTCGACGCGGCGGTGGCGCGAGACCATCGGCGACGTGGACGTACTCGCCGCCAGCGACGCCGGCGAAGCGGTCGGGGAGGCGCTCACAGACTGGGACCGCGTAGACGAGGTTCTCGACGCGGGGCCGACGAAGACGAGCGTGCGGTCGAACGGCCTCCGCATCGATCTGCGCGTGGTGGTCGACGCGGAGTTCGGGGCGGCGCTGCAGTACTTCACGGGCAGCAAGGCCCACAACGTCCGCGTTCGCAACCACGCCATCGACCAGGGCAAGAAGGTCAACGAGTACGGCGTCTTCGACGTCTCGGACGTCGACGACCCGGAGGCCGGTGAGGGAACCAACGGTTCGCGAACGTCGTCGGACCGGCGGTCCGACGGAAACCAGCGCGTCGGCGACCTGCTCGCCAGCGAGACCGAGGAGGACGTCTACGACGCGCTCGGCCTGCCGTGGATTCCGCCGGAACTGCGCGAGGACCGCGGCGAGGTCGAGGCGGCCGAGCGCGGCGACCTCCCCGACCTGCTCGAACTCGACGACATCAGGGGTGACCTGCACGCGCACTCGGAGTGGTCGGACGGGGCCCTCCCGGTGAGCGAGATGGTCGCGGGCGCCGCCGAGTTCGGCCACGACTACGTCGCCATCACCGACCACGCCGAGGGACCGGGCGTGTTCGGGGACAGTGGACTCTCCAATGCGGACCTCCGCGAGCAAGCCGACGAAGTCTCGGCCGTCCGCGAGGACGCCGACATCGCAGTCTTTCACGGCGTCGAAGCGAACGTCGACGCGGACGGAAACGTCGTCGACGTGACCGACGACGTACTCGCGGACCTCGACGTCGTGGTCGCCAGCCCGCACAGCGGCCTCGGCGAGGACGGCGGTGACCAGACCGAGCGCCTGATTTCGGCGGTCGAACACCCCCACGTGGACGTGCTCGGTCACCCCTCGGGCCGACTCATCAACGACCGCCCGGCGATGGAGTTCGACGCGGCCGCGCTCGCGGCGGCCGCCGCCGACGCCGGCACGGCGCTGGAAGTGAACAGCAACCCCCATCGCCTCGACCTCTGGGGGAGCGTCGTCCAGACCGCCGTCGAGGCGGGCGCGACCATCACCACGAACACGGACGCCCACGCCACCACCGAGTACGACTACGTCGAGTACGGCGTCCACACCGCGCGCCGCGGCTGGGCGGAAGCCGGCGACGTGCTGAACGCCCGGGAGGCGGACGGCGTCCGCGAGTTCCTCGACTCGTGA
- a CDS encoding methyl-accepting chemotaxis protein, whose amino-acid sequence MSLRSSYESLLWKSIALAGADGSVERKMLAAVGLQFLGAVAMAAFALFGTGTVQLLGVGATLALSVVAFFNTYLLAERDFVEPLVELEAAADDIAAGEFQRADIPASERTDEIAGLVASFQRMQANLATASRQADALARQDFDNTALDADVPGRFGESMATMADSLESHTEQLEAKQAELQRQSEQLERLVDALSDATDAARSGDLTARLDPEDLDVAAEHRAVVEDFNDLLRTLGDTIADIQSFSEDVLAVSAETESRVDDVAEHSAEVSTSVDEIAAGANQQTTQLNDVAAEMDTVSATVEEIAASADDVAETAQAAADRGEDGRAEVEDTIEALRGLREQSQAVADTVEELAAEVDRIDGITELIDDIAEETNMLALNASIEAARTGEDGDGFAVVADEVKSLAEETREQAADISELVETVTQRAADASTAIAEVDAEVERKINRAEGVLRDFDAIVDEVANVNHSVQEISDATDQGAQSVTDAVGMVDEIASVSEETASEADTVADSAAEQTEATDEVADRMDDLAGRTEELAALLDEFDVPEDAGVDRTGVDTDNASGDGHTGAAATDGGQRGGFDWGE is encoded by the coding sequence ATGAGCCTCCGTTCGTCGTACGAATCACTACTCTGGAAGTCGATAGCGCTTGCCGGCGCCGACGGGTCCGTCGAGCGGAAGATGCTGGCCGCGGTCGGCCTGCAGTTCCTCGGCGCCGTCGCGATGGCGGCGTTCGCGCTGTTCGGCACGGGCACAGTGCAACTTCTCGGCGTCGGAGCGACGCTCGCGCTGTCGGTGGTCGCGTTCTTCAACACGTACCTCCTCGCGGAGCGCGACTTCGTCGAACCGCTGGTCGAACTGGAGGCGGCCGCCGACGACATCGCCGCCGGCGAGTTCCAGCGCGCGGACATCCCGGCGTCCGAGCGCACCGACGAGATTGCGGGACTCGTGGCGTCGTTCCAGCGGATGCAGGCGAACCTCGCGACGGCGTCCCGGCAGGCCGACGCGCTCGCTCGACAGGACTTCGACAACACGGCGCTCGACGCGGATGTCCCCGGTCGGTTCGGGGAGAGCATGGCGACGATGGCCGACAGCCTCGAATCCCACACCGAGCAACTGGAAGCCAAGCAAGCCGAACTCCAGCGCCAGTCCGAGCAACTCGAACGGCTCGTGGACGCGCTGTCGGACGCGACCGACGCCGCTCGCAGCGGCGACCTCACGGCCCGCCTCGACCCCGAGGACCTCGACGTCGCGGCCGAACACCGCGCGGTCGTCGAGGACTTCAACGACCTTCTGCGGACGCTCGGGGACACCATCGCGGACATCCAGTCGTTCTCCGAGGACGTGCTGGCGGTCTCCGCGGAGACGGAGTCGCGGGTCGACGACGTCGCCGAGCACAGCGCGGAGGTGAGCACGAGCGTCGACGAGATTGCGGCGGGCGCGAACCAACAGACCACGCAGCTGAACGACGTCGCCGCGGAGATGGACACGGTGTCTGCGACCGTCGAGGAAATCGCCGCGAGCGCCGACGACGTCGCCGAGACAGCGCAGGCGGCCGCCGACCGCGGAGAGGACGGCCGAGCGGAAGTCGAGGACACCATCGAGGCGCTGCGGGGGCTACGAGAGCAGAGTCAGGCGGTCGCGGACACCGTGGAGGAACTCGCCGCGGAGGTCGACCGCATCGACGGCATCACGGAACTCATCGACGACATCGCCGAGGAGACGAACATGCTCGCGCTGAACGCGTCCATCGAGGCCGCGCGCACCGGCGAGGACGGCGACGGGTTCGCGGTGGTCGCCGACGAGGTCAAGAGCCTCGCGGAGGAGACGCGCGAGCAGGCCGCCGACATCTCCGAGTTGGTGGAGACGGTCACACAGCGCGCGGCGGACGCGTCCACGGCCATCGCGGAGGTGGACGCGGAAGTCGAACGCAAAATCAACCGGGCGGAGGGCGTGCTCCGTGACTTCGACGCCATCGTCGACGAGGTGGCGAACGTCAACCACTCCGTGCAGGAGATTTCGGACGCGACCGACCAGGGCGCCCAGTCGGTGACCGACGCCGTCGGGATGGTCGACGAAATCGCGAGCGTCAGCGAGGAGACGGCCAGCGAGGCCGACACGGTCGCGGACAGCGCCGCCGAGCAGACGGAGGCCACCGACGAAGTCGCCGACCGCATGGACGACCTCGCCGGCCGCACGGAGGAACTCGCGGCGCTACTGGACGAGTTCGACGTGCCGGAGGACGCCGGCGTCGACAGAACGGGCGTCGACACGGACAACGCGAGCGGTGACGGTCACACGGGCGCCGCGGCGACCGACGGCGGGCAGCGCGGGGGATTCGACTGGGGAGAATAG